Within Cytophagia bacterium CHB2, the genomic segment TCATTCGATATCGGCACGGTGCGCATGCTCAATGATCTCGTCACCCTAAGCGCATGGACGGCGCTTAAAGTGTGGGTGAAGAAAACCACGGCAGATCATCGCCCGCTTGCCGCCATCGGCACCGGCGGCAACATCAACAAGTATTTCAGCTTGTCCGAACAGCGCGAGGGCAAGCCCTTGGCGTTCAAAAAATTGCGCAGCCTGTATACGTTTTTGCAGGCACACTCATTGGCCGAGCGCATTGAACAGTTGGGCTTGAAACCCGACCGCGCGGACGTCATCATTCCCGCGGGGCGCATTTATTTGTCAATTATGAAATGGGCGGATATTGCGCAGATTTACGTGCCGCAAGTCGGCTTGTCGGATGGCATGATACACACTTTGTATGAAGAGTATAAAAAAACGCGCAAACCTTGAGCTTGCGCGGGTTCAACCATTTTAGAGGCGGCCATGTCAAAACAAATTTTGATCGTTGACGACGAACAGGATATTCTCGATCTAATCAAGTACAATCTCGAGGCGGAGGGTTACCACACCCTGCTCGCGCGTGACGGCGTGCAGGCGCTGAAACTGGCGCAAACCGGTTCACCGGACTTGATCATCCTCGATGTCATGCTGCCCGGCAAGGACGGCTGGCAGGTGATGCGCGAGCTGCGGCAAAACTCCGATACCAAAAACATTCCGGTGATTTTTCTCACGGCGCGCTCGAGTGAAATCGATGAAGTCGTCGGCATCGAGCTGGGAGCGGATGACTATATCATCAAACCGATCAGCATTCGCAAGTTGCTGGCGCGCGTCAAAATGGTGCTGCGCAAGGCCGCACCGGTTGCCCCGGCGGTTGACGAATTCCTGAATTTCGGCGAGGTGCAGATCAACACGTTGAACTACTCGGTCAAAGTCGAGGGCAAAGAAATACCCTTCACCAAAAAAGAATTCGAAGTTCTGGTGTTTCTCGCGGAGCGGCCGGGCCGCGTCGTAACTCGCGAAACCTTGCTGAACGAGATCTGGGGCGACAATGTCGTGGTGATCGACCGCACGATTGACGTTCATATTCGAAAAATTCGCGAAAAACTCGGCGAAAAAAACATGCATATGATCGAGACGATCAAAGGCGTTGGCTATCGCATGAAAGCTGAAAGTTAGACGCACGGGGAACGGTGTTGGCGACTTAAACTAACACATATCATGTCGAGGCTCAAAAGTACCCATGCCATAGCCTCGGCTGTCGGCAGAACGTATTCATGCCACGCTCAGCCATTCTGCTTATTGAAACAACTCACCCATGAGACTCTCTCTCCGAAAAAGGCTGTTTCTCACGCACATTGTTCTGCTCACGTTCGTGACGGTGGCCGCCGGGCTTATTACGAATTTTGAGCTGCAAGAGTATTACAAAGATCGTCTCTTTCAGCAGTTGAAAACGCAACTGGACGAAGTGGAATATCTGCTGGCGAGCGGCACATTTGCCGGCGATGATGCGGCGTGGCAATACGAGCAACTGGTGAATTATGCCCTGGCCGGGGGCGTGCGGTTAACCTTAATGGATTCGGCCGGAACGGTTCTCTTTGATTCGGGAGTGCCGCGCGATTCTCTCGATTTTGTTGAAAATCATCTGCTCCGGCCCGAGGTGCAAATGGCCATCGCCGACAGTTTCGGACGATCCGAGCGCACCAGTGAAACGATACACCAGCGTCTGTTTTATGCTGCCAGGCCGGTGGCCGCACGTTTTGCTGGCCGGGAACAACTCGCCACGGTGCGCTATTTGCGCCTCGCCATGCCGCTCACCGAGGTCGAACGCGTCGTGCGCGATGTACGCTGGAAAATCATTGCAGGCGGCGGCTTGGCGCTGTTGCTCACGGCGCTGGCAAGTTACTGGGTATCGCGGCGCTTGACCCAGCCCATTCACAAATTGGCGGAAAGCGCCGATTCGGTGAAGAAAGGAGATTGGGACGCCCATTTTGAACGCTCTTCGGACGACGAGATCGGCGAGCTGGCCGATTTACTCAACGAGATGCTGGCCAAGCTGCGCGACGATCTCAAGCAGATGCACAAACTGGAGAACATGCGCACGCAATTTCTCGGCAACGTTTCGCATGAGTTGCGCACACCGATTTTCGCGCTGCAAGGCTATCTCGAAACGTTGCTCTACGGCAACGTGAGCGAAACGAATATGCAGAAGGTATTCATTGAAAAAGCCTATCGCCAGGCCGGACGGCTCAACAATCTGCTGACCGATCTGATTGACATTTCTCGCATTGAGTCCGGCGAGATGAAGATGAGCTTCCGCTATTTTGATGTGGCTGATTGGCTGACCCGGCAAATTCCGGACTTGCAAAACCTCGCAAAACAATATGAAGTGTCTGTCACCTTCAAAAACGACGCGCGGGCCGCGACGGTGATCGCATTGGGCGATCGCGAGCGTCTGACTCAGGTGATCACGAACCTGGCGAACAATGCGATTAAATACAACGTGCCGGGCGGCAAGGTCGAGCTTGGTTATCACGTCAACAAAAAGCAGGTGGAAATTTACGTGGCAGATACCGGGCGCGGCATTCCCGCGGAACACGTGCCGCGCATCTTCGAGCGTTTTTATCGGGTTGACAAAGAGCGCTCGCGCGACGTGGGCGGCACCGGGTTGGGATTGGCGATCGTCAAGCATATCGTGGAGGCGCATGACAGCAGCGTCAATGTGCAAAGCGAGGTGGGCAAAGGCTCGATGTTCAGCTTCACGCTCAAAAGAAATCTCAGCAAGGCGTGAAATTTTTCGGAGTAGGCCGGGGCAATATCGCCCAAAAGAGTTGTATCGTGTCCGATCAACGCCGGCCAATCGTATCAGCGGATTGACCAGCAAAAAATTGAAAATTTTATTGGAGTTTCAACCGCGTTCTGCATCTGTAGCAATGTGGGGCGGTGGCGCCCAAGCATGCCAACCGCCGATGCAGCTCAGATAAAATTAACTTAGGATAACGTCTGATCTGCCACATTGAACCTCAATCTTCCCAAGGAGAGTACCATGCCAGAACGCAAACACCTCGTTCCCGCCTCCCAAATTCCCTGTTGCCCTGAACTCGAAACCGATCCGGTGTGTGACGTTGTACGCTTGGCGTACCGTCTGACCCGGAATGTCGAAGTGGTGATCAACGATCGCCGCGTCGTCGTGCCGGTGGAAGTCGCGATACGCGCCAAGTTCGAGCGCTGCTCCGGCCCGCTGGCCCTGGGCGACCTGGTTTATTCCACCACCCTGCTGCCCGGCGAAAAAGTGAAGCTGTTTTCACAGGATCGGCGCACGCGCTTCAGTTTCGACAGCGAGAACAAGCTGAGTTATCGCCATACGCAAATGTCTGAAGAGCGCGCTTACATGAGCATGTTCGCGCAATCGATGAGCGACGTTAGCGTGAATCAGAACGCGATTGACACGCATCAGTCGCAAGGTTCCTTTTCAGGACATGCCGAAGCCGGCTTAGACTTTTTTGGTTTGGGCGTCGATTCAAGCGCGAGCGGTTCATACAACGCCAGCTCGATCAACACGTTTGCCAATGAGTTGAAGAGCCATGCGCAAGCCTCACATTCGCGTTCCGAAGTCGCGACGCGCGCCGCCAGCTCGGTTTCCATCGGCGAAGTCGCAAGCCGCTCGCACAGCGAAGGCGAAACGCAGGATCATTTTGAATCGGCTTCACGCGAATTTGCCAATCCGAATCGTTGCAAAGCCGTCACGTTTCTGTTTTATCAGATCAACAAAATTCAAATGGTGAGATTCGAGGTCGAAGCCATCACCCGGCGTGTTATCGACCCGATTGACAACAGCCGCGTCAGCCCGAACCTGCCGATCCCGCGCACGGGTGTGGCGCCGCTGCCGGACAGCGTGCTCGCAACCAACGGCAAACGTTTGGAAGTTGAGAACACCGCGCGCGCCAGCGTGTTAGCCGAACGCAATTTTGCGCTTGAATTTCGCGGACAGCGCACGGCCGGCTTTGCCTCCCGCACGGCTATCTTTCCAGCCGCCGTGGCCGCAGAAGAGCCTTTTCCCGCGGAAATCCGCAAACAAGCGTTGCTGCAAGTCGATGAAGAATTGGTGAAAGAAGGTCTGCTGGAGAGAGTTGGTGGAGATATTGCGCCGGAAGCGAAGACGCGCCTGTCGTTTGAATCGCGTTCCTCGTTGCCGACCCCGGGCGTTATCGTCAAAGGCTGCCTCGACGATTGCGATATCTGCGAACCGGCGGTTGACCGCGAAATCAATCTCAACCTTGAGCGCAAGCGCCTTGAAAATGAGCTGCTCAAGAAACAAATTGAGTTGCTGGAAAAGTCAAAAGAATATCGTTGCTGCCCGGCGGGCGAAGAGGAAGACGTCCCCGCTGACAACGAATGATTTCTTGCTGCGTAAGCGCCTCTTTAGATAAAACGGCCCCGGGTTGCACCATGAAACCCGGGGCCGTGTTGTTGGTCTCTCTAAAGTTGAATCGTTGCAAAAAAAGCAAAAATTTTCTCACCACCAAGGCGCGAAGACACCAAGAAAAAAAAACTTAGTGACTTCCTGACTTGGCGGCAAAATTTGGTTTCGGCTGGTTCGGGTTAGGGCAGATTGAATACGAAAATCATTTGGCCGTCGGGCGATTGCATGACGGCGTTGGTGGGATCCATTTCAAGAACGAATGTGAAGCCTTCTTCCTTGAGTTTGACAATTCGATCTTTCGAGTCCCTTGAAAAAAACGACAGCGCCGTTTCCTTGAACTCCGTGGTTTGATGAAGGCCGAG encodes:
- a CDS encoding exopolyphosphatase is translated as SFDIGTVRMLNDLVTLSAWTALKVWVKKTTADHRPLAAIGTGGNINKYFSLSEQREGKPLAFKKLRSLYTFLQAHSLAERIEQLGLKPDRADVIIPAGRIYLSIMKWADIAQIYVPQVGLSDGMIHTLYEEYKKTRKP
- a CDS encoding response regulator transcription factor, coding for MSKQILIVDDEQDILDLIKYNLEAEGYHTLLARDGVQALKLAQTGSPDLIILDVMLPGKDGWQVMRELRQNSDTKNIPVIFLTARSSEIDEVVGIELGADDYIIKPISIRKLLARVKMVLRKAAPVAPAVDEFLNFGEVQINTLNYSVKVEGKEIPFTKKEFEVLVFLAERPGRVVTRETLLNEIWGDNVVVIDRTIDVHIRKIREKLGEKNMHMIETIKGVGYRMKAES
- a CDS encoding HAMP domain-containing protein, with translation MRLSLRKRLFLTHIVLLTFVTVAAGLITNFELQEYYKDRLFQQLKTQLDEVEYLLASGTFAGDDAAWQYEQLVNYALAGGVRLTLMDSAGTVLFDSGVPRDSLDFVENHLLRPEVQMAIADSFGRSERTSETIHQRLFYAARPVAARFAGREQLATVRYLRLAMPLTEVERVVRDVRWKIIAGGGLALLLTALASYWVSRRLTQPIHKLAESADSVKKGDWDAHFERSSDDEIGELADLLNEMLAKLRDDLKQMHKLENMRTQFLGNVSHELRTPIFALQGYLETLLYGNVSETNMQKVFIEKAYRQAGRLNNLLTDLIDISRIESGEMKMSFRYFDVADWLTRQIPDLQNLAKQYEVSVTFKNDARAATVIALGDRERLTQVITNLANNAIKYNVPGGKVELGYHVNKKQVEIYVADTGRGIPAEHVPRIFERFYRVDKERSRDVGGTGLGLAIVKHIVEAHDSSVNVQSEVGKGSMFSFTLKRNLSKA